In Lolium perenne isolate Kyuss_39 chromosome 5, Kyuss_2.0, whole genome shotgun sequence, the sequence TGCGAAGGAATCAATCATCATGACCTCCTAAAGTTTGGTTCAGGTTGGATGAAGCTCCAGAAGTTTGAGtttgagaggaaaagaggaagattTGATCGTCTTCCAGGTGATAAGGTCTATGACCCCTTGTACGATGCTCACGGCATGGATATATATGACTTCTGCTGCGAGAGTTTGAAGGATTTAAGGTTGGCGCATATTGAAACTTGGCCAGAAATAGGACTTCGTGTTGTCCTAGGTAAGTGTAAAGCATTGGAGAACCTTTGCCTTCAGTATGTCCGTGCCCTAAATGACAATGACATGATTGCATTATCCCGGAGCTGCAGCAACCTTAAAAGCATCTCACTTTTGCTCAACCTTCAGCGCTACTATATTGATGACGGCTATTGTGAAACCAGGACGTCATTTACTGATAACTGCCTTTACGCTCTAGCCCAAAACTGTCGTATGCTTCAGACCGTTGACCTCAAATTTGAAGGATGTTCTTCTGACTGGCCATCAGAAATAGGATTCACACAGAAGGGTTTTCTGGCGCTTATTCAGTCCTGCCCAATTCGTGTTCTCGTGCTAAACACAGCCAACTTCTTGGATGACGAGGGGATGAAGGCCCTCTCATCCTCACCACATCTGGAGACACTTGAGCTTATATTTTGTTCTGCGGTAACTGATGCTGGGATGTTCTTCATTGCGCACACCCTATGCTTGAGAAATCTCACGCTTCGGGTGTGTCATCAGGTGACTGATGTTGGAGTGGCTGAACTGGGACGTGAACGTAAGTTAGAGTCTTTGGTCATTGAGTATTGTGGTGAAATATCTCTGCAAGCTGCGCAGGGTGTTGCCAAGTCAGTTCACTACTCCAGGGACTGTTCAGTACTTCAGCCGCCTTTATGTGGTAAATTGGTTTGGGTGGCACCTGTTGATGAAGGATCTTCAGTATAAATTTGCTTCTGAAGTCATTTAAGTTGTTGAGTGTGCACCATTGGACAAGGCTGTGCATCATCCGACCCAGATTAATTTCTCTGAACTTTGTATTGCCATCTACCTTTACTGCAATGCTTCTTGTGTATGGCATCCTAATGATGAAACTTTGGATGTCATCTTGTTGCTCAATTTCTAGTCTCTGTAGCTTTTTTGAAATCCGCATGGACGGCCCCAGGATGCCTTGTTTTTGCTGTGGATGCAGTATATGACCGTTTGGTTTTTATT encodes:
- the LOC127301130 gene encoding F-box/LRR-repeat protein 14-like, yielding MEDLPEALMTEIIKKITRTSDLNSLSLVSKELYKTEGNQRGAIRVGSGLCTATEALTSLCARFPNLRKVEIDYSGWIPGHGNQLDNKGLFVFSSQCSSLIDLTLSFCSYIDDSGLGCLAYCKTLVSLRLISAPQITSIGLFSVAVGCTSLSALHLIDCEKIGSVEWLEYLGMDGSLEELVVKNCEGINHHDLLKFGSGWMKLQKFEFERKRGRFDRLPGDKVYDPLYDAHGMDIYDFCCESLKDLRLAHIETWPEIGLRVVLGKCKALENLCLQYVRALNDNDMIALSRSCSNLKSISLLLNLQRYYIDDGYCETRTSFTDNCLYALAQNCRMLQTVDLKFEGCSSDWPSEIGFTQKGFLALIQSCPIRVLVLNTANFLDDEGMKALSSSPHLETLELIFCSAVTDAGMFFIAHTLCLRNLTLRVCHQVTDVGVAELGRERKLESLVIEYCGEISLQAAQGVAKSVHYSRDCSVLQPPLCGKLVWVAPVDEGSSV